In Lodderomyces elongisporus chromosome 1, complete sequence, a genomic segment contains:
- the SAS3 gene encoding Histone acetyltransferase, which translates to MGSHLLNQLRITNNHVYSNLEIKDLDKRTHRHKEINDYSLKRMLKKTRKINEVTKKISKHNDKGTSPTKKVKRKVKTIKNDKHFLIKIKYKSKDTRELPYKGALGFPDCLINDTDPTKEERAFFEELKEKASKLFVKNEQKNVQTSETASNVKESTPSVISLNKSKIKRIVLRDFEIDTWYTAPYPEEYSQCETLYICEYCLKYMSSSMSYSRHQLKNCNNSNHHPPGIEIYRDDQVSIWEVDGRKNINYCQNICLLAKLFLNSKTLYYDVEPFVFYVLTERDPQIPTRHHFVGYFSKEKLNSSDYNVSCILTLPIYQRKGYGNLLIDFSYLLSRNEFKYGTPEKPLSDLGLLSYRNYWKLTVAYKLRELHNMFKNNSNTKNINNNGDSNFNNGNNNININNNNVNINNNNNKEKNCMGNADKMCADSEDFNSTKPSFTLTIELLSKLTGMIPANVTFALEQLDALYKNPNTGQYAIVADISIIEKQIQKWEAKSYSTLDYSKLLWKPMLFGPSGGINSAPAMSLNPQKPNVVPQNSISLVSEFLKDDINNPYSFEEEAYKEIEMLTSLNQKASQVSIDEYLICKPGMPNGTYKQKLLNKKTERINTREVDMEAVAEIFTDDEEDGNDESDEPEFVDESEEGEEEEEEEDEEGEENEEGEGRKRRKRKGRRKYSSRSRIIDDDDDDDDDGGGGGHRELESESNASSLSIELNNRSINDSEDESDNGVSIDEDEQNEEQNDDDDDDDEDAEYDSR; encoded by the coding sequence ATGGGACTGCACCTTTTGAATCAACTTCGCATTACCAACAATCACGTCTACTCTAATTTGGAGATAAAGGATCTTGACAAGAGGACACATAGGCACAAGGAAATAAATGACTATTCATTGAAGCGCATGCTCAAGAAGACGCGTAAAATAAACGAAGTGACTAAAAAGATAAGTAAGCACAATGATAAAGGAACGAGTCCTACAAAGAAGGTGAAACgaaaagtaaaaacaaTCAAGAATGATAAACATTTTCtaatcaaaatcaagtaCAAATCAAAAGATACTCGAGAATTGCCATATAAAGGAGCACTTGGGTTTCCAGATTGTCTCATTAATGATACGGATCCAACTAAAGAAGAACGAGCGttttttgaagaattgaaagaaaaggctTCCAAATTATTTGTCAAAAacgaacaaaaaaatgtcCAAACCTCGGAAACAGCTCTGAATGTAAAAGAAAGCACACCTTCTGTCATCAGTTTGAATAAATcgaaaatcaaaagaattGTACTACGAGACTTTGAAATTGATACTTGGTACACTGCTCCGTACCCTGAGGAGTATTCACAATGTGAAACGCTATATATTTGCGAATATTGTTTAAAATACATGAGCTCTTCAATGTCCTACCTGCGCCATCAACTCAAAAATTGCAATAATTCCAATCACCATCCCCCAGGTATTGAGATTTATAGAGATGACCAAGTCTCCATATGGGAAGTTGATGGgagaaaaaacataaacTACTGTCAGAATATCTGTTTACTAGCCAAACTATTTCTAAATTCCAAAACCTTGTACTACGATGTTGagccttttgttttttatgtCTTGACCGAACGCGATCCGCAGATTCCTACAAGACATCATTTTGTTggttatttttcaaaagagaAGCTCAATAGCCTGGATTATAATGTTTCTTGTATACTTACCTTGCCCATATACCAACGAAAAGGTTATGGaaatttgttgattgaTTTCAGTTATTTGCTCAGCCGCAATGAATTCAAGTACGGTACACCAGAAAAACCACTAAGTGATTTAGGTCTTTTGAGTTATAGAAACTATTGGAAACTTACAGTAGCATACAAATTACGTGAACTTCATAATATGTTTAAGAataacagcaacaccaaaaacatAAATAATAACGGGGATAGTAATTTTAACAATggcaataataatattaatattaacaataataatgttaatatcaacaataacaataataaggAGAAGAACTGCATGGGTAATGCTGATAAAATGTGTGCTGACAGCGAAGACTTTAATTCAACGAAGCCGAGCTTTACATTGACCATTGAGCTCTTATCAAAACTTACCGGTATGATCCCAGCAAATGTCACTTTTGCGTTGGAACAACTAGACGCATTGTACAAAAACCCAAACACTGGTCAATATGCTATAGTTGCGGATATCTCAATTATAGAAAAACAGATACAAAAATGGGAAGCCAAGTCCTATTCAACATTGGATTACTCAAAACTATTGTGGAAACCTATGCTCTTTGGACCTAGTGGGGGGATCAACTCTGCACCAGCAATGCTGCTAAATCcgcaaaaaccaaatgttgTACCACAAAACAGTATATCCTTAGTCTCGGAGTTTCTCAAAGATGACATCAACAACCCATATAgctttgaagaagaagcataTAAGGAGATCGAAATGCTTACAAGTCTCAACCAGAAAGCACTGCAAGTGAGTATCGACGAGTATTTGATATGCAAACCTGGTATGCCGAATGGCACTTACAAGCAGAAActtttaaataaaaagactGAACGCATTAACACACGAGAAGTGGATATGGAAGCTGTTGCTGAAATATTCACtgatgatgaggaagaCGGGAATGATGAAAGTGACGAGCCAGAATTTGTTGACGAAAgtgaagaaggagaagaagaagaagaagaggaagacgAGGAAGGTGAGGAAAACGAAGAAGGTGAGGGAAGAAAACGAAGAAAACGAAAGGGACGGAGGAAATACAGCTCAAGGTCCAGAATTatagatgatgatgatgatgatgatgatgatggtggtggtggtggtcatAGAGAATTAGAGAGCGAATCAAATGCATCGAGTCTTTCTATTGAGTTGAATAACAGGTCCATCAACGATAGTGAAGACGAAAGTGACAACGGCGTCAGTATTGATGAGGACGAACAAaatgaagaacaaaatgatgatgatgatgatgatgacgaagatGCAGAGTATGATTCAAGATAA
- the spf31 gene encoding DnaJ sub C member 8 — protein MSDELDRILSIEESALNRNAEIERILQCAGHDYFAIMEINALTTPPESLASLVKRIYRKKSLLIHPDKTDHVEAPKAFDLLKKASDVLSADEEGGTHAQERARLYSMYNASKVVDSPVPDFNDPTNVKVRRKVEEILEYESGQDELQQLAKQSEQLRKHEYQKQAQKERNFKREMEAKWEENRESRVRNWRQYAHRVEKKSQSQSQSKNKNKNKTKNKTKNKTKVLV, from the coding sequence atgtCAGACGAGCTTGACCGTATACTTTCCATTGAGGAATCTGCGTTAAACAGAAATGCGGAGATTGAGCGAATACTTCAATGCGCAGGTCATGATTATTTTGCAATAATGGAAATCAATGCATTAACTACTCCACCTGAAAGTTTAGCGTCATTAGTGAAAAGAATCTACAGGAAGAAATCGTTACTTATCCACCCGGACAAGACAGACCATGTGGAGGCACCAAAAGCATTTGACTTGCTAAAAAAAGCGCTGGATGTGCTTTCGGCAGACGAAGAAGGTGGGACTCATGCACAGGAAAGAGCTCGACTATATTCGATGTATAATGCGTCGAAAGTTGTTGATTCGCCAGTACCTGATTTCAATGACCCTACTAATGTTAAAGTGAGAAGAAAAGTAGAAGAGATTTTAGAGTATGAACTGGGGCAGGATGAATTACAACAATTGGCAAAGCAGAGTGAACAATTACGCAAGCACGAATACCAGAAGCAAGcacaaaaggaaaggaattTTAAAAGAGAGATGGAAGCAAAATGGGAGGAGAATAGAGAGTCTAGAGTGAGAAATTGGCGCCAATATGCCCATAGAGTGGAAAAgaaactgcaactgcaactgcaactgaaaaacaaaaacaaaaacaaaactaaaaataaaactaaaaacaaaacaaaggtGTTGGTGTAG
- the PTH2_1 gene encoding Gluconate transport-inducing protein, which produces MNDTTVATVTIASFVSGIFLSQWLSSFTSPERKRRTTSTSTSIKRLHKNNIVSSIKKAEQIGDIVETEDEDETEEEDEEDEEVDINSTALNDIPGEVRMSLIVRQDLKMGKGKAAAQCSHATLALYKKITNPNSEAYNPEMVKRWEYGNGQAKITLQVPDQEQMDMLFAKAMSLGINATIIHDAGRTQIAAGSATVLGLGPAPKRILDEVTGELKLY; this is translated from the coding sequence ATGAATGATACTACTGTTGCAACGGTCACCATTGCTTCCTTTGTTTCTGGGATCTTTTTGTCTCAATGGTTACTGAGCTTTACTTCACccgaaagaaaaagaagaacaacatcaacatcaacatcaatcaagaggctccataaaaacaatattgtATCTTCCATCAAAAAAGCTGAGCAAATCGGAGACATCGTGGAAACTGAGGACGAAGATGAAACAGAAGAGGAGGACGAGGAGGACGAGGAAGTTGATATAAACTCTACGGCATTGAATGATATCCCTGGGGAGGTTCGGATGTCCTTGATAGTACGACAAGACTTGAAAAtgggaaagggaaaagcGGCAGCTCAATGTTCTCATGCTACACTTGCATtgtacaaaaaaataacgaACCCAAATTCCGAAGCATACAACCCTGAAATGGTGAAAAGGTGGGAATATGGAAATGGCCAGGCAAAGATCACTTTACAAGTTCCTGACCAGGAGCAGATGGACATGTTGTTTGCAAAGGCGATGAGTCTTGGTATAAATGCCACAATCATCCATGATGCAGGAAGGACGCAAATTGCTGCGGGAAGTGCGACTGTGTTGGGTCTCGGACCAGCTCCCAAAAGAATACTAGATGAAGTTACTGGAGAATTGAAATTATATTAA
- the DOT6 gene encoding transcriptional regulatory protein dot6, whose amino-acid sequence MSKSVTERENMAEDGSVSPPSAASAASVASVAPESSVPPESSVPPESSVPPETSSSLPTGAPAKASTSRTPTSWDAEDDVLLMHLKDKQKLGWKEIASNFTNRTPNACQFRWRRLKSGNLKNPPKSAAALGDQFKQNPNMVSSSTKKKKSNPPQSMKMETTDSDFPYPSTTGAFQGFDNTISNALAGLNALSNSPSYMSSPSSATPRISVSSPRINYGSSGRAGSIGSLHHKYESPSFDSATEGSGRSAIIVPGASDSGGYYADVSVDPTMNLPHNRSHPETPSSLTPRNSISNSAISDERSKDHRERGSIGNGSISAASAAAAAAAAIGGGGGGGVGATAAGGIGAMTSRNSSIIQITNEDRASISSLTRASVSSLPSKSMNIPHHQVGSSTLAHLPVLFGGAGSISGPSRNSSISGHHTNISSLRNASLVSANSGLYSRSGSVVIPHSSDKTDEPLKIDKEKVDANNRKLNKLRRNLPANSKSSLSKKKKQAPKLDIPWTMEEDELLINRRNRELSFAELSILLPQRTEGEIWSRIDYLEKLRNGNDRSTNLREQRKSRQASFGLEDVHDLYDEDDEDVIGGIGDSDDEEALLADDDLGPSSSHRSRKRRASSAVNPTSVRGTIRR is encoded by the exons ATGTCT aaaagtgt GACGGAAAGGGAAAATATGGCAGAGGATGGAAGTGTTTCACCCCCATCTGCGGCATCTGCGGCATCAGTGGCATCAGTAGCACCTGAGTCATCAGTACCACCTGAATCGTCAGTACCACCTGAGTCATCGGTACCACCTGAAACGTCTTCGTCTTTACCTACTGGGGCTCCAGCTAAAGCCTCGACGTCTAGGACACCAACGTCATGGGATGCAGAAGATGATGTGCTTTTGATGCACTTAAAGGATAAACAGAAGCTAGGTTGGAAAGAAATTGCAAGCAACTTCACAAATAGGACACCCAATGCGTGCCAGTTTAGATGGAGGCGGTTGAAACTGggcaatttgaaaaatccTCCTAAATCTGCAGCAGCTTTGGGTGATCAattcaaacaaaacccaAACATGGTAAGCTCATcgacaaagaagaaaaaatctAATCCTCCACAATCAATGAAGATGGAAACAACGGATTCCGATTTTCCATATCCCTCAACCACTGGTGCATTCCAGGGCTTTGATAATACTATTTCCAATGCACTTGCTGGTTTAAATGCTCTTTCTAACTCGCCATCGTACATGTCAAGTCCTTCGTCAGCAACACCGCGAATATCTGTTTCTTCGCCACGCATCAACTACGGGTCTAGTGGAAGAGCAGGGCTGATTGGTAGTTTGCACCACAAGTATGAATCACCTTCTTTTGATAGCGCGACTGAAGGTTCAGGCCGCTCAGCTATTATAGTTCCAGGAGCTTCGGATTCTGGTGGTTATTATGCAGATGTCTCTGTTGATCCAACAATGAACCTTCCACACAATCGTTCGCACCCAGAAACACCATCTTCACTCACACCGCGAAactcaatttcaaattcgGCTATTAGCGATGAACGTCTGAAAGACCACAGGGAGCGGGGATCAATTGGAAACGGATCGATATCAGCTGCATCCGCCGCTgccgctgctgctgcagccattggtggtggtggtggtggtggtgttggtgctaCTGCTGCAGGTGGTATTGGAGCTATGACTTCTCGCAATAGTTCCATTATACAAATTACAAATGAAGACCGAGCGTCAATCCTGTCGCTAACAAGAGCTTCGGTCTCATCGCTTCCATCGAAATCGATGAATATACCACATCACCAAGTCGGATCATCGACTTTAGCCCATTTACCTGTATTATTTGGTGGCGCAGGCAGTATTAGTGGTCCCTCTAGAAACTCCAGTATTAGTGGACATCATACAAATATCAGTAGTCTTCGAAATGCATCATTGGTAAGTGCAAATTCTGGATTATACTCGAGATCAGGGTCGGTAGTGATCCCACATAGTAGTGACAAAACCGATGAACCTTTGAAGATTGATAAGGAAAAAGTTGATGCCAATAATAGGAAACTAAACAAGCTACGGCGTAATTTGCCTGCTAATTCGAAGTCGTCACTatcgaaaaagaagaagcaggCACCTAAGCTTGACATACCATGGACGATGGAAGAAGACGAGTTGTTGATTAATCGAAGGAACAGAGAGCTTTCATTTGCTGAACTCTCTATACTTTTACCACAGAGAACCGAGGGAGAGATTTGGTCACGGATCGATTATTTGGAGAAATTGCGGAATGGAAACGATAGGTCTACAAACTTGagagaacaaagaaagtcGCGTCAAGCCTCTTTTGGATTGGAGGATGTTCATGATTTATACGATGAAGACGATGAAGACGTTATTGGAGGCATCGGTGATAGTGATGACGAGGAAGCTTTATTAGCAGACGATGATCTTGGACCATCATCTAGTCACAGAAGCAGGAAACGAAGAGCCAGTTCTGCGGTCAACCCAACATCAGTCAGAGGAACCATTAGAAGAtaa
- the TRP2 gene encoding anthranilate synthase component 1 (BUSCO:EOG09262L1P), protein MSIPVQPSIETLQKTIDLHAGEDVKPNIYPIYKYVPNEDITIHQAYLRLAKLNDKSRTPSFLFESSVKGDTVDRYSFIGVNPSKIIKTGDDPKVYSKELCDVDPITVLEQELSNYRQAELPGLPKYSGGATGYISYDCVKYFEPKTKRPLKDILQLPEAVFMFCDLVVAFDHVYQRFQIICNIHIDDGDDDALNLEKAYKQGAEAIAEIERVLLADVPNSEVFPHQKPIKLNQDFTSNIGQKGYEAHVTKLKEHILKGDIIQAVPSQRIARPTELHPFNIYRHLRTVNPSPYLFYIDLIDFQIIGASPELLVQSDSNGRIVTHPIAGTIPRGKTNEEDETNAEILRASLKDRAEHIMLVDLARNDVNRVCQPTTNKVDKLLTIQRFSHVMHLVSEVSGTLREDKTRFDAFRSIFPAGTTSGAPKVKAMELISELEKEKRGVYAGAVGHWGYDGKTMDTCIALRTMVFKDGVAYLQAGGGIVFDSDEYEEYMETMNKMRANNNTIVEAEKIWAEKVGTIE, encoded by the exons ATG tCAATTCCAGTTCAGCCTAGCATTGAGACATTGCAGAAGACTATAGATCTTCATGCCGGAGAAGATGTCAAACCAAATATCTATCCGATCTACAAATATGTGCCAAATGAAGATATAACCATACACCAAGCTTATCTTAGACTTGCGAAATTAAATGATAAGAGTAGAACCCCATCATTCTTGTTTGAATCATCAGTTAAAGGTGACACAGTTGATAGATACTCTTTTATTGGTGTTAATCCTTCCAAGATTATCAAAACTGGTGACGACCCAAAAGTTTATTCTAAAGAGCTTTGCGACGTGGATCCAATTACTGTACTTGAACAAGAGCTTTCAAATTACAGACAAGCGGAATTGCCTGGCTTGCCCAAATATAGCGGAGGTGCCACTGGGTATATTTCGTATGATTGTGTCAAGTACTTTGAACCCAAAACCAAGAGACCTTTAAAGgatattttgcaattgccaGAGGCGGTGTTTATGTTTTGTGACTTGGTCGTTGCATTCGACCATGTATATCAAAGATTTCAGATTATCTGCAATATCCatattgatgatggtgatgatgatgcattgaatttggaaaagGCTTACAAGCAAGGTGCAGAAGCTATTGCCGAGATTGAGAGAGTTTTGCTTGCTGACGTGCCAAATAGCGAAGTGTTCCCCCACCAAAAACCGATTAAGCTCAACCAAGATTTCACTTCCAATATTGGTCAGAAGGGATACGAGGCGCATGTCACCAAGTTGAAAGAACACATTCTTAAAGGTGACATTATTCAAGCTGTACCGTCACAAAGGATAGCACGTCCCACTGAGCTACATCCattcaatatatatagacaCTTGAGAACTGTTAACCCATCCCCATACTTGTTTTACATCGACTTGATTGACTTTCAGATAATTGGAGCATCTCCGGAATTGCTCGTGCAAAGCGACTCAAATGGTAGAATTGTGACTCACCCAATTGCGGGAACCATTCCTCGAGGTAaaacaaatgaagaagatgaaacaAATGCCGAAATTTTGAGGGCTAGTTTGAAAGATAGAGCAGAACACATAATGCTTGTTGATTTGGCCAGAAACGATGTCAACCGGGTCTGTCAACCAACGACAAACAAGGTTGACAAGTTGCTCACAATCCAGAGATTTTCCCACGTTATGCACTTGGTGTCGGAGGTTAGTGGAACCTTGCGTGAAGATAAGACTAGATTTGACGCATTTAGGTCTATCTTTCCCGCAGGTACCACTAGCGGAGCGCCTAAAGTGAAAGCAATGGAGCTCATTTCAGAGttggagaaggaaaagCGTGGTGTTTATGCTGGTGCAGTGGGTCATTGGGGATATGATGGAAAAACAATGGATACATGTATAGCATTGAGGACGATGGTCTTTAAAGATGGGGTGGCGTATTTACAAGCAGGAGGTGGGATTGTGTTTGACAGCGACGAGTATGAAGAATACATGGAGACAATGAACAAAATGAGGGCCAATAACAATACTATTGTTGAAGCAGAGAAGATATGGGCAGAAAAAGTTGGAACCATAGAGTAA
- the SHP1 gene encoding protein phosphatase regulator (BUSCO:EOG0926423H): MSSSSEIDPQIAEFISITNSSKSLAEQFLSRNDNDLSSAVEDFYATVETSDQSSEQLHQQEQHEPPTFSSALSSASLSSTSQPQGQGQSQGQGQTQQRSAKSQKKTRGGITTFRDLNNDDDDDSEDERTNHNFFTGGEKSALQVEDPNKDRGKKDQSIIDQIFQRARDQMNTPDDRPSARQSQQAGEESFHFSGTGFKLGDGNEPSETVEDPHAQARSILNQFRPKKVNREITFWKQGFTVGDSALYSYNDPKNQRILSEIEQGRVPIAILNVDPGDDVDVTVSKRTDEDYVPPKRKVGGYHGKGQRLGSPVPGEATTSSQSPTQEQETPVKDASSSKPPADEGEGDTAVQIRFANGKRVSHKFNSSDPITTVYEFVRSHPNNANNVGRSFSLSHAFPVKPIDESNETSVADAKLKNAVIVQRWN, from the coding sequence ATGTCCTCCTCGTCTGAAATTGACCCACAAATTGCAGAGTTTATCTCCATTACCAATTCCTCCAAGAGTCTTGCGGAGCAATTTTTGCTGAGAAACGATAACGACTTGCTGAGTGCAGTGGAGGATTTCTACGCCACAGTAGAAACTTCCGATCAATCAAGCGAGCAATTGCACCAGCAAGAGCAACACGAGCCACCTACCTTCTCTTCGGCATTATCATCCGCATCACTATCGTCAACATCTCAGCCTCAAGGTCAAGGCCAAAGTCAAGGTCAAGGTCAAACCCAGCAACGTTCAGCCAagctgcaaaaaaagactCGGGGCGGAATCACTACTTTTAGAGATTTGAATaatgacgacgacgacgatcTGGAGGATGAAAGAACAAACCACAATTTCTTCACTGGCGGGGAAAAATCAGCTTTGCAAGTGGAGGATCCAAACAAGGACCGCGGTAAGAAAGACCAGAGTATAATTgatcaaatttttcaaagagCTAGGGATCAAATGAACACTCCAGACGATCGTCCGAGTGCTAGACAGCTGCAACAAGCAGGAGAAGaaagttttcatttttctggCACTGGATTTAAATTGGGCGATGGTAATGAACCTAGTGAAACTGTTGAAGACCCTCATGCACAAGCAAGAAGTATTTTAAATCAATTTAGACCCAAGAAAGTCAACAGAGAAATTACTTTTTGGAAGCAAGGATTTACAGTAGGAGATAGCGCTTTGTATAGCTACAATGATCCTAAGAATCAGAGAATATTGAGCGAGATTGAGCAAGGAAGAGTACCCATTGCTATATTGAATGTGGATCCGGGTGATGATGTAGATGTCACTGTCTCGAAGCGCACTGATGAGGATTATGTCCCACCAAAGAGGAAAGTTGGTGGTTACCATGGTAAAGGGCAGCGATTGGGCTCACCAGTACCAGGGGAAGCTACAACTTCTTCACAAAGTCCTacacaagaacaagagacTCCAGTAAAGGACGCGTCAAGCTCTAAGCCACCGGCGGATGAAGGAGAGGGCGATACTGCAGTACAAATTAGATTTGCTAATGGAAAACGAGTCTCTCACAAATTCAATTCGAGTGATCCAATTACAACTGTGTACGAGTTTGTGAGAAGCCATCCTAATAATGCTAATAATGTGGGCAGAAGTTTCAGTTTGAGTCACGCTTTTCCCGTGAAACCAATCGACGAGTCTAACGAGACGAGCGTTGCAGATgcaaagttgaaaaatgcAGTCATAGTCCAGAGATGGAACTAA
- the MET6 gene encoding methionine-synthesizing 5- methyltetrahydropteroyltriglutamate--homocysteine methyltransferase (BUSCO:EOG09260LBU), whose translation MVQSSVLGFPRIGGQRELKKITEAYWGGKATVDELLATGKQLREHNWKLQQKAGVDVIPSNDFSYYDQVLDLSLLFNAIPERYTKFDLAPIDVLFAMGRGLQRKATDSTPAVDVTALEMVKWFDSNYHYVRPTFSHSTDFKLNTAAGVKPVDEFNEAKALGIQTRPVILGPVSYLYLGKADKDSLDLDPISLLPKLLPVYKELLAQLKAAGAEEVQIDEPVLVLDLPESVQSKFKEAYEALATAEAPKLILTTYFGDVRPNLKAIEDLPVAGFHFDFVRVPEQLDQVSSIVKGDQTLSVGVVDGRNIWKTDFSKAAETVNKAIEKVGKDKVVVATSSSLLHTPVDLESEAKLPAEIKDWFSFATQKLDEVVTIAKHISGEDVSSKFDANAASIKARKESSITTNPKVQEKLTTINEKLATRKSAFPERLEAQKAKYNLPLFPTTTIGSFPQTKDIRINRNKFAKGQITAEEYEQFINKEIETVVRFQEEIGLDVLVHGEPERNDMVQYFGEQLDGFAFTTNGWVQSYGSRYVRPPIIVGDVSRPKAMTVKESVYAQSLTKSPMKGMLTGPVTILRWSFPRDDVSGKVQALQLGLALRDEVNDLEKAGITVIQVDEPAIREGLPLRAGKERSDYLNWAAQSFRVATSGVENSTQIHSHFCYSDLDPNHIKALDADVVSIEFSKKDDPNYIQEFSEYPNHIGLGLFDIHSPRIPSKEEFVSRIEEILKVYPANKFWVNPDCGLKTRGWPEVKESLTNMVNAAKDFRAKY comes from the coding sequence ATGGTTCAATCATCTGTCTTGGGTTTCCCACGTATTGGTGGTCAAAGagagttgaagaaaatCACCGAGGCTTACTGGGGTGGCAAAGCCACTGTTGACGAATTGTTGGCCACTGGTAAGCAATTGAGAGAACACAACTGGaaattgcaacaaaaaGCTGGTGTTGATGTTATCCCATCCAATGACTTTTCATACTATGATCAAGTCTTGGActtgtctttgttgttcAATGCTATCCCAGAAAGATACACCAAGTTTGACTTGGCTCCAAttgatgttttgtttgCCATGGGTAGAGGTTTGCAAAGAAAAGCTACCGACTCCACCCCAGCTGTTGATGTTACTGCTTTGGAGATGGTCAAATGGTTTGACTCTAACTACCACTATGTCAGACCAACTTTTTCACACTCTACTGATTTCAAATTGAACACCGCCGCCGGTGTTAAGCCAGTTGACGAGTTCAACGAAGCCAAGGCTTTGGGCATCCAAACCAGACCAGTGATTTTGGGTCCTGTTTCCTACTTGTACTTGGGTAAAGCCGACAAGGACTCCCTCGACTTGGACCCAATCTCATTGTTGCCAAAACTCTTGCCAGTTTACAAGGAATTGTTGGCCCAATTGAAAGCCGCCGGTGCTGAAGAAGTTCAAATTGACGAACCAGTTCTTGTTTTGGACTTGCCAGAATCAGTCCAATCCAAATTCAAGGAGGCTTACGAAGCCTTGGCTACTGCCGAAGCTCCAAAGTTGATCTTGACCACTTACTTTGGTGACGTTAGACCAAACTTGAAGGCCATTGAAGACTTGCCAGTTGCTGGTTTCCACTTTGACTTTGTCAGAGTCCCAGAACAATTGGACCAAGTTTCCTCAATCGTCAAGGGTGACCAAACCTTGtctgttggtgttgttgatggtAGAAACATTTGGAAGACTGACTTTTCCAAGGCTGCAGAAACTGTGAATAAGGCCATTGAAAAAGTCGGTAAGGAcaaggttgttgttgccacttcttcttctttgttgcACACCCCAGTTGATTTGGAATCGGAAGCTAAATTGCCTGCTGAAATCAAAGActggttttcttttgctacTCAAAAATTAGACGAAGTTGTTACCATTGCCAAGCACATTTCAGGTGAAGATGTTTCATCCAAGTTTGATGCCAACGCTGCTTCAATCAAGGCTAGAAAAGAATCTTCAATTACCACCAACCCAAAGGTTCAAGAGAAATTGACCACCATCAATGAGAAATTGGCTACCAGAAAATCCGCTTTCCCAGAAAGATTGGAAGCTCAAAAGGCCAAGTACAACTTGCCATTGTTcccaaccaccaccattggTTCTTTCCCACAAACCAAGGACATTAGAATTAACAGAAATAAGTTTGCTAAAGGCCAAATCACCGCTGAGGAATACGAGCAATTCATCAACAAGGAGATTGAGACTGTTGTTAGATTCCAAGAAGAGATTGGTTTGGATGTATTGGTTCACGGTGAACCAGAAAGAAATGATATGGTGCAATACTTTGGTGAACAATTGGATGGTTTTGCATTCACCACCAACGGTTGGGTCCAATCATATGGTTCAAGATACGTTAGACCACCAATCATTGTTGGTGATGTTTCGAGACCAAAAGCCATGACCGTTAAGGAATCAGTTTACGCACAATCTTTGACCAAGTCACCAATGAAGGGTATGTTGACTGGTCCAGTCACTATCTTGAGATGGTCATTCCCAAGAGATGATGTCTCTGGTAAAGTGCAAGCCTTGCAATTGGGTTTGGCTTTGAGAGATGAAGTCAATGACTTGGAGAAGGCAGGTATCACTGTTATCCAAGTTGACGAACCAGCTATCAGAGAAGGTTTGCCATTGAGAGCCGGTAAGGAGAGATCTGACTACTTGAACTGGGCTGCTCAATCATTTAGAGTTGCTACTTCAGGTGTCGAAAACTCTACTCAAATCCACTCCCACTTCTGTTACTCAGACTTGGACCCTAACCACATCAAGGCTTTGGATGCTGATGTTGTTTCCATCGAATTCTCCAAGAAGGATGATCCAAACTACATTCAAGAATTCTCAGAGTACCCTAACCACATTGGTTTAGGTTTGTTTGACATTCACTCACCAAGAATCCCATCAAAGGAAGAATTTGTCTCCAGAATCGAGGAAATCTTGAAGGTTTACCCAGCCAACAAGTTCTGGGTTAACCCAGATTGTGGTTTGAAGACTAGAGGATGGCCAGAAGTTAAGGAGTCATTGACCAATATGGTCAATGCTGCCAAGGACTTCCGTGCCAAGTACTAA